One stretch of Deltaproteobacteria bacterium DNA includes these proteins:
- a CDS encoding TAXI family TRAP transporter solute-binding subunit: MESNTFFDKGKEIDRRDFLTLTSAAAGTILLGNPLSLFALEKKRISIATGGMGGVYFVIGGGIASILTKYAGVEAAAEVTAASVDNCKLLGAKKSDIAMVIADTGYDAYKGSGNFKLPIPLRTLCVLYPHMNHIVTIDGKGIKKVADLKGKRVSTGAPGSGTEVIAFRILEAAGISHEKDIKKDRLGASESSGALKDGKIDAYFWSGGVPTSSVLDIAASPGVNIYLIPHDDLVGKMTAKYGPIYYKSVIPKKIYTGIEVDTPVSAVSNLLMCHQDMDEQLAYDVVNTIFGHLKELVAIHKEAQNIIMKDNGSNKFVPFHKGAQKFFKEKGINVFA; the protein is encoded by the coding sequence ATGGAGAGCAATACGTTTTTTGACAAAGGCAAAGAAATTGATCGGCGGGATTTCCTCACACTCACATCAGCGGCAGCAGGAACGATCTTATTGGGCAATCCTCTCAGCCTCTTTGCCCTGGAGAAGAAAAGGATTTCTATCGCCACAGGGGGGATGGGGGGGGTCTATTTTGTAATCGGGGGAGGCATTGCGAGCATCCTCACAAAGTATGCCGGTGTAGAAGCTGCGGCGGAGGTAACTGCCGCATCGGTAGACAATTGCAAACTCCTTGGCGCAAAAAAATCTGACATCGCTATGGTTATTGCCGACACTGGATATGATGCATACAAAGGTTCGGGGAACTTCAAATTACCTATTCCCCTCCGGACACTATGCGTCCTCTATCCTCACATGAACCATATTGTGACGATAGATGGGAAGGGAATAAAAAAAGTAGCTGATCTCAAGGGAAAAAGGGTATCTACCGGCGCTCCGGGAAGCGGAACAGAGGTTATTGCCTTCAGAATACTTGAAGCAGCAGGTATCAGCCATGAAAAAGATATAAAAAAGGATCGTTTGGGCGCTTCAGAATCCTCAGGTGCACTGAAGGACGGAAAAATTGATGCCTATTTCTGGTCAGGAGGCGTTCCCACCTCTTCAGTTCTCGACATTGCTGCCTCTCCGGGGGTAAATATCTATCTTATCCCCCATGATGATCTTGTTGGCAAAATGACCGCCAAATACGGTCCCATTTATTATAAGTCGGTCATTCCCAAAAAGATTTATACCGGTATAGAGGTTGATACTCCCGTATCTGCCGTGAGCAACCTGCTCATGTGTCACCAGGATATGGATGAGCAACTGGCCTATGATGTAGTAAATACGATTTTTGGACACTTAAAAGAACTGGTCGCCATTCACAAGGAAGCGCAAAATATAATTATGAAGGATAATGGGTCAAATAAATTTGTCCCATTCCATAAAGGCGCTCAGAAATTCTTTAAGGAAAAGGGGATAAACGTCTTTGCATGA
- a CDS encoding TRAP transporter fused permease subunit: protein MSGAGKFFVDFAFTAMGGKPTAAGRSVVATSYLLAMASGSGVANTVAIGSVAYPMLRKAGYDRDNAGGFLAAGGMGAVITPPVMGAAAFLIAEFLKISYVDVIFLATIPAALYYWGLLLMVEFDAKKFGLRAVQIEKKYTLWQLTKMYGFQFLPLIAIVVFLVKGFTPQVSVLAAIITCFLVSFIRKDTRFTLPKIIRALKEGSITVLNVAAICAAAGIIVGTVSLTGLGLKLSTIIIGYAGGNLVITAILAGVILWVIGLAVPITATYIIAAVIVAPALTNLGVPDYAAHMFIFYYALLSEVSPPTALSPFAAAAITGGNPYKTTVMAWKYAITAFLIPFIFVLLPGGRALLMHFEGIGIPEGIWTIFTAFLGIGMLASGCSGWLLKRQNILERVITIIGALCFVYPHAFGDIVGFICLALVLFMQKVLRKNDSGAVHAAA from the coding sequence GTGTCCGGCGCAGGAAAATTCTTTGTTGACTTTGCCTTTACCGCCATGGGAGGAAAACCGACCGCTGCAGGCAGGTCTGTAGTTGCAACATCCTATCTTCTCGCAATGGCTTCAGGATCAGGGGTTGCAAATACCGTGGCAATAGGCTCCGTGGCATACCCTATGCTGAGAAAAGCAGGTTATGACAGGGACAATGCGGGCGGATTTCTCGCAGCAGGAGGCATGGGCGCTGTTATCACGCCACCCGTGATGGGCGCCGCAGCATTCCTCATTGCCGAGTTTCTCAAGATCAGCTACGTTGACGTGATTTTCCTTGCCACTATTCCTGCAGCCCTCTATTACTGGGGACTCCTCCTCATGGTTGAGTTTGATGCAAAGAAATTTGGACTCAGGGCTGTCCAGATCGAGAAAAAATATACCCTCTGGCAGCTCACAAAGATGTATGGCTTCCAGTTTCTCCCCCTCATTGCCATTGTCGTCTTTTTAGTGAAAGGTTTCACTCCCCAGGTTTCAGTCCTTGCCGCAATCATCACCTGTTTCCTGGTTTCCTTTATCAGGAAGGATACACGATTTACCCTACCTAAAATCATTCGGGCCTTAAAAGAGGGGTCTATCACGGTGCTTAATGTTGCAGCCATATGTGCAGCAGCAGGCATTATCGTAGGGACCGTAAGCCTCACAGGGCTCGGCCTCAAACTCTCTACAATCATAATTGGATACGCGGGAGGTAATCTGGTAATAACCGCCATTCTTGCGGGGGTCATTCTGTGGGTGATCGGCCTTGCCGTTCCCATTACCGCAACCTACATCATTGCCGCAGTCATCGTGGCTCCTGCCCTTACAAACCTTGGGGTGCCGGATTATGCAGCCCATATGTTCATCTTCTATTACGCATTGCTTTCGGAGGTATCACCCCCCACCGCACTATCGCCCTTTGCCGCGGCGGCGATTACCGGCGGCAACCCCTACAAAACCACAGTGATGGCATGGAAATATGCCATCACTGCCTTCCTTATCCCCTTTATTTTTGTACTCTTGCCCGGAGGGAGAGCCCTCCTAATGCATTTCGAAGGTATAGGCATACCTGAAGGGATCTGGACGATCTTTACCGCCTTTCTTGGTATAGGCATGCTTGCATCCGGCTGTTCGGGGTGGTTGCTGAAAAGACAAAATATCCTTGAACGGGTCATTACCATTATAGGTGCCTTGTGTTTTGTCTATCCTCATGCATTTGGTGATATCGTCGGATTCATCTGTCTTGCCCTTGTGCTTTTCATGCAGAAGGTATTAAGGAAGAATGATTCCGGCGCCGTACATGCCGCTGCATAA
- a CDS encoding methyl-accepting chemotaxis protein, with protein sequence MGNEYKRSFRNYLIDTDLQLHLIRQSLIYVLAILFVMVSILLYPLVRDMMFSNDLDREYRAAQTFLMLIQWLIPAILIMLVLLMARLIVMTHRMCGPLLNFTRTFNKLAEGDLTRKVYLRKHDYFKAECDRINKMIDGIAGIIGQLLTDHEKLTVTLQDLKGRVNDLDTKEKIEYSLTIINQEAKYVSDALAHFKVQNNMSQENRSI encoded by the coding sequence ATGGGGAATGAATACAAGAGGAGCTTTCGCAATTATCTTATAGATACCGATCTGCAGTTACACCTGATACGCCAGAGCCTCATCTATGTACTCGCCATTTTATTTGTAATGGTGAGCATCCTCCTTTATCCTCTGGTACGCGACATGATGTTCTCAAATGATCTGGACCGTGAGTATCGTGCAGCGCAAACTTTTCTCATGCTGATTCAATGGTTGATTCCGGCTATTTTGATCATGCTGGTTCTATTGATGGCGCGCTTGATTGTTATGACACACAGGATGTGCGGCCCTCTGCTCAACTTTACTCGTACCTTCAACAAGCTTGCCGAGGGAGATTTGACGCGCAAGGTCTATTTGAGGAAACATGATTATTTCAAGGCGGAATGTGATAGAATCAATAAGATGATCGATGGAATTGCGGGCATTATCGGGCAGCTGCTGACAGATCATGAGAAGTTGACGGTTACTTTGCAAGATCTTAAAGGACGTGTCAATGATTTGGATACAAAAGAAAAAATAGAATATTCATTGACGATAATAAATCAGGAAGCGAAGTACGTATCGGACGCCCTTGCCCATTTCAAGGTTCAAAATAACATGTCACAGGAAAACAGGAGCATCTGA
- a CDS encoding type II secretion system protein, which produces MKKLSKHGLLFWPTKKSGFSLVELLVSIIILAIMVGVAIGAFQVFIAKAWKITMQHDLRDFIKAQEHYMIDHGHYLGASGDFVQYDQPSSGTLSANALPFTPSEGIRIEIISGNGLKFSGPPDFKVIVRHVHSNLAYEYNFTLRQTKERKH; this is translated from the coding sequence ATGAAAAAACTGTCAAAACATGGTTTACTATTCTGGCCGACAAAGAAGAGCGGTTTTTCCCTTGTCGAATTACTGGTAAGCATCATTATCCTGGCGATAATGGTCGGGGTTGCCATCGGCGCGTTTCAGGTATTTATCGCAAAAGCATGGAAAATCACCATGCAGCATGATTTAAGAGACTTTATTAAGGCGCAGGAGCATTACATGATTGATCACGGGCATTATCTCGGCGCTTCGGGCGATTTCGTACAATATGACCAGCCATCCTCGGGAACACTGTCGGCAAATGCCCTTCCCTTTACCCCGTCGGAGGGCATTCGGATTGAAATAATTTCGGGAAACGGATTGAAGTTTTCCGGTCCACCTGACTTCAAGGTTATAGTCAGGCATGTCCATTCAAATCTTGCCTACGAATACAATTTTACATTGCGACAAACTAAGGAAAGGAAGCATTGA